One part of the Candidatus Aquiluna sp. UB-MaderosW2red genome encodes these proteins:
- the pgl gene encoding 6-phosphogluconolactonase, which yields MSAEIRVLENPELLSLAAASEIAGEIRRVLEDKPRVRIVLTGGTLGIQILKDLRALEIPVSKLDVFFGDERFVPLADSDRNEYQALEAWPELRTARLFRFPDTNGTLELARVEFDSLISSELGPLYKDAAVFDILILGMGPDGHIASLFPDHRHPDAWIVAESDSPKPPAQRLSFSYQALNRSEKVWFLVSGKTKSAATRAVLNDPACELPAARISGMSATNWFLDLEASRAL from the coding sequence GTGAGCGCTGAAATTAGGGTCTTAGAAAACCCAGAGCTTTTATCATTGGCCGCCGCCTCTGAGATTGCCGGGGAAATTAGGCGAGTCCTTGAAGATAAGCCAAGAGTCAGGATCGTTCTCACTGGTGGAACCCTCGGCATTCAAATCCTGAAAGACTTGAGGGCGCTGGAGATTCCCGTCTCAAAACTAGATGTTTTTTTTGGCGATGAGCGATTTGTACCACTTGCGGATTCGGATCGAAACGAATATCAAGCGCTTGAGGCTTGGCCGGAACTTCGAACCGCCAGGCTCTTTCGTTTCCCAGACACCAACGGGACACTGGAGCTTGCCCGCGTCGAATTCGATTCGCTCATTTCCAGTGAGCTGGGGCCTCTTTATAAAGACGCGGCCGTGTTCGACATTCTGATTCTGGGTATGGGGCCAGATGGTCACATCGCATCGCTCTTTCCAGACCATCGGCACCCGGATGCTTGGATTGTCGCAGAATCTGATTCGCCAAAGCCCCCAGCGCAGCGGCTCAGCTTTAGCTATCAGGCTCTGAATCGCAGCGAAAAGGTCTGGTTTTTGGTATCTGGAAAGACCAAATCCGCCGCGACAAGAGCTGTTCTTAATGATCCGGCTTGTGAACTTCCGGCCGCAAGAATTTCGGGTATGTCGGCTACGAACTGGTTTCTAGATCTGGAAGCTAGCCGCGCGCTTTAG
- a CDS encoding RNA polymerase-binding protein RbpA, with product MSNSSSIRGARVGAGPMGEQDRGHKVEKIRMSFYCSNGHETHPSYAATVASEDIPSEIDCPNCGLPAGVDKANPPLVAKVEPYKTHLAYVKERRSDDEAQDILEEALQSIKERRERAAASAKARG from the coding sequence ATGAGTAACTCATCCTCTATAAGGGGAGCAAGAGTCGGAGCAGGCCCAATGGGCGAGCAGGATCGTGGCCATAAGGTTGAAAAGATCCGAATGAGTTTCTACTGCTCTAACGGGCACGAAACCCATCCTTCATACGCGGCCACGGTGGCAAGCGAAGATATTCCAAGCGAGATTGATTGCCCCAATTGTGGCTTGCCCGCAGGGGTAGACAAGGCTAATCCGCCCTTGGTGGCCAAGGTTGAGCCATATAAAACTCACTTGGCCTATGTCAAAGAGCGCCGCAGCGACGATGAAGCACAAGATATTCTTGAGGAGGCGTTGCAGTCGATTAAAGAGCGTCGCGAACGCGCCGCGGCCTCGGCTAAAGCGCGCGGCTAG